A genome region from Scleropages formosus chromosome 6, fSclFor1.1, whole genome shotgun sequence includes the following:
- the macir gene encoding macrophage immunometabolism regulator — protein MTRDTCLWIGMSPFRKNSDYHLNSYADVSPQFPFTRNASRQNRILQRQLVTSQADYLTRSREFTTRVLVRPRSVCLGGGARVGSLHPPHHSQVMSLTMEMDVSGMSRAPVSVLPAAEAKAALKAGPEKPRCASTPCSPIKSTVSGYQIVHMNSNYLVGFTTGEELLKLAHKWSSTENPGTESLPSLCSKPLDLGLQRASRIYRTKSRYYQPYDIVAATGQRRRRMPSSSDSYLKPLPTEPGKVLHGPLPLCLLKGKRAHSKSLDYLNLDKMSIKESVDTEVLQYQLQHLTLRGERVFTRNKT, from the exons ATGACACGTGATACATGTTTATGGATTGGTATGTCTCCATTTAGAAAGAATAGTGATTACCATCTAAACTCTTATGCAGATGTTTCTCCGCAATTTCCGTTTACAAGAAATGCATCGCGTCAAAATCGCATCTTGCAGAGGCAATTGGTGACGTCACAAGCCGATTACCTCACTCGGTCACGTGAATTTACTACGCGCGTCCTCGTGCGTCCTCGTTCGGTCTGCTTGGGTGGAGGCGCGCGAGTCGGGTCgcttcaccccccccaccacag TCAGGTCATGTCTTTAACAATGGAGATGGATGTCAGTGGCATGTCCAGGGCACCCGTGTCCGTCCTGCCTGCTGCGGAGGCCAAAGCCGCCTTGAAGGCTGGTCCTGAGAAACCACGCTGTGCCAGCACGCCCTGCTCCCCCATTAAAAGCACAGTCTCGGGATACCAGATTGTTCACATGAACTCCAACTACCTGGTAGGCTTCACCACTGGGGAGGAGCTCCTGAAACTGGCCCACAAGTGGTCGAGCACTGAGAACCCCGGAACCGAGTCCTTGCCGAGCCTGTGCTCTAAACCACTGGATCTAGGTCTCCAGCGAGCCTCCCGAATATACAGAACCAAGAGCCGATACTACCAGCCTTACGACATTGTGGCGGCCACCGGGCAGAGGCGGAGGCGAATGCCCAGCTCAAGTGACAGCTACCTCAAGCCATTGCCCACGGAGCCCGGCAAGGTGCTTCACGGACCCCTGCCGCTCTGCCTTCTCAAAGGGAAGAGGGCGCATTCGAAGTCTCTTGACTACCTCAACCTGGACAAAATGAGCATCAAGGAATCTGTGGACACGGAGGTCCTGCAGTACCAGTTGCAGCACCTTACCCTCCGAGGGGAGCGCGTGTTTACGAGGAACAAGACTTGA